The Terrirubrum flagellatum nucleotide sequence ACACCTTCTTCGCAACCAAGAATCCGCGGCCGGTGACGGCCGCCGCATCAACCCAAACCCTTCGATAGGAACTTGACGGCGCGCAAGACGCGACGCATCCCGGGACCAAGGAGCATATGATGGCTGACGCTCACGCCAAGCACCACGACTACCACCTGGTCAATCCGAGCCCATGGCCGATCATCGGCGCCACGAGCGCGCTGACGCTGGCCATCGGCGCCGTGATGTCGATGAAGGGCTTGGCGATCGGCGGCATGAAGCTCGGGCCGTTCGTGCTCGGCGTCGGCGCGATCGGCGTGCTTTACGTGATGTTCGCCTGGTGGTCCGACGTCATCAAGGAAGCCAACACCGGCGACCATACGCGCGTCGTCCAGCTTCATCATCGCTACGGCATGATCATGTTCATCGCCTCCGAGGTGATGTTCTTCGTCGCATGGTTCTGGGCGTTCTTCGACGCCTCGCTATTCCCGAACGAGATCCATCAATACACCCGCGCCGAATTCACCGGCGGGCACTGGCCGCCGAAGGGCATCGTTCCCTTCGATCCCTGGCATCTGCCGCTGCTCAACACGCTGATCCTGCTGACCTCGGGCACCACGGTGACCTGGGCGCATCATGCGCTGCTCGAGAACGACCGCGAGAGCGTGAAGTGGGGTCTGTGGCTGACGATCGCGCTCGGCGCGCTCTTCACCTGCGTGCAGGCCTACGAATACAGCCACGCCTCCTTCGCCTTCAAAGGCAGCATCTATGGCGCGACCTTCTTCATGGCGACCGGCTTCCACGGCGCCCATGTGCTGATCGGCACCATCTTCCTCGCGGTCTGCCTGCTGCGCGTCTACAAGGGCGACTTCACGCCCAAGCAGCATCTCGGCTTCGAATTCGCGGCCTGGTACTGGCATTTCGTCGACGTGGTGTGGCTGTTCCTGTTCGCCTGCATCTATGTCTGGGCGTCGGGCGGCGGAGCCGCGGCGAGCGCCGCCGGCGCTCATTGACCACGATTTGATCGGATTTCGGGCGGCCTTCGGGCCGCCCTTTTCGTTTGAGGGAATGCTTGCGCCCCGCAGGGGCCACGCGTAATCGGTCCAGCTTCGAGAGCTATTCCGTGCTGCACATTTCCACCCGCGGCGAAGCGCCGCCCCTCTCCTTCACCGACGCGCTGCTGGCGGGCCTCGCGCGCGACGGGGGGCTTTACGTTCCGGAGACCTATCCGACGCTCTCGCGCGAGACGATCGCAGGCTTCGCGGGGCGGTCTTACGCCGCCGTTGCGGAAGCCGTCATCGGCGCCCTGTCGGGCGGGGAGATCGAGGCTGCGGCGCTCAGCCGCATGATCGGCGACGCCTATGGAACGTTCCGCCACCCGGCGGTCTGCCCGCTCGTCCAGATCGGCGACAATCTGTTTCTTCTCGAACTTTTCCACGGCCCGACGCTCGCCTTCAAGGATGTGGCGATGCAACTGCTCGGGCGGCTGATGGACCATGCGCTGAAAGCGCGCGGCCAGCGCGCCACCATTGTCGGCGCGACTTCGGGCGATACGGGCAGCGCGGCGATCGATGCGTTCCGCGGCCTCGATCAGGTCGATGTTTTCATCCTCTATCCCCACGGCCGCGTGTCTGATGTGCAGCGCCGGCAGATGACGACGGTCGCCGCCGACAATGTCCACGCCATCGCGATCGAAGGCGATTTCGACGATTGCCAATCGCTTCTGAAAGCCTTGTTCAACCATCACGGCTTTCGCGATGAGTTGAAGCTGTCCGGCGTCAACTCGATCAACTGGGCGCGTATCGCCGCACAGGCGACCTATTATTTCACCTCGGCCGTCGCGCTTGGCGGGCCGCATCGGAAAGTCTCCTTCACGGTCCCGACGGGCAATTTCGGCGACATCCTCGCCGGCTATGTCGCCGGCCGCATGGGGCTGCCGATCGAACGACTCGTCATCGCGACGAACGCCAACGATATTCTCGCGCGCACGCTCGCGACGGGCGCCTATGAGATGCGCGCCGTCGAGGCGACGACCTCGCCTTCGATGGATATCCAGATCTCCTCGAATTTCGAGCGTCTGCTGTTCGAGGCCTATGGCCGCGACAGCGGCGCGGTGAAGCGGCTGATGGCCAATCTCGCGCAATCGCGCTCCTTCACGATCGACGAGCCGGCGCTCGCAAAGATCAGATCGCAGTTCGATGCGCAGGGCGTCGGCGAAAGCGAGGTTGCGGCCGAGATCAAGGAAACGCTTGGCGCCAGCGGCTATCTGCTTGATCCCCATACGGCGGTCGCAACGCGAGCGGCGCGTCAGGCGATCGCGCGCGATCCTTCGACGCCGATGATCGTTCTCTCCACCGCCCATCCCGCGAAATTCCCTGACGCGGTCGAGAAGGCCTGCGGCGTGCGACCCAGGCTGCCGCCGCATCTTGGCGACCTCATGAGCAAGCGCGAGCATTTCACCGTGCTCGCCAACGATCAGGGCGCCGTCGAGCGCTTCATCCGCGAGCGCGCCCGCGCCGCGACGGAGAAAGCGGCGTGATCAAGGGCGCGCCTGAGGCTGAGATCACGCGGCTGCCTTCGGGCCTTCGCGTCGTCACGCAAGCGATGCCGTCGATGCGCACGGCCGCAGCCGGCGTGTGGACGCGCGCCGGCGCGCGCGATGAAACGCGTGAAGAGCACGGGCTCGCGCATTTTCTCGAACATATGACGTTCAAGGGCACGAAGCGCCGCAGCCCGCAGGCGATCGTCGAAGAAATGGAGGCGATCGGCGGCGATCTCAATGCCTCAACAACCGTTGAAACGACGAGTTACTATGTCAGGCTGATGGGCGGCGATGTTCCCGTTGCGCTCGACATTTTCGCTGACATCCTCACGAACTCGACCTTCGACGCGCAGGAGCTGAAGCGCGAAAAATCCGTCGTGCTGCAGGAAATCGGCGCGAGCGAGGATTCGCCGGAGGACTGGGCGCCTGATCTTTTCATGGAGCAGGCTTTTCCGGGCCAGCCGATCGGTCGCCCGATTCTTGGCGTGCGCGAGTCGCTGAAGACGTTCGATCGCGCGATGCTGCAGGCCTGGCTCGACCGCCGCTATCGCGCGCCCGTGATGGTGATCGCGGCCGCCGGCGACGTCGAACATGCGCGCATCGTCGATGAGGCTGAAAAGCTCTTCGGTGGTTTTTCCTCAGCGCGACCGACTGACCCGACGCGCGCGATCTATCGCGGCGGCGACGTGCGCAAGGCGCGCCGTCTCGAACAGGCGCATCTCATGCTCGGCTTCGAGGGGCCGTCCTATCAGGGCGACGCGCATTACGCGGCGCACGCTTTCGCCCATGTGCTTGGCGGCGCCATGTCGTCGCGGCTGTTCCAGGAAGTGCGCGAGAAGCGCGGCCTCGCCTATGCGATCGATGCGGCCCATTGGGCCTATTCCGATTGCGGCGTGTTCTGCGTCAGCGCCGGCGCCGGCGAGGAAGACGTTTCCGATCTCATCGCGGTCACGCTCGACGAGATCGCGCGCGCGACGCATGATCTTTCGCAGGAAGAGCTTGATCGCGCGCGGGCGCAAATGCGCGTCTCGCTGATGAGCGGCTTTGAATCGCCTTCGCAGCGGGCCGACCAGATCGCGCATCAGCTTCTTGCTTACGATCGCCTCGTAGGCAGCGATGAAATCCTCGCCAAGCTCGACGCGCTCACGATTGAATCCGTCCGCGCCGCGGGCGCGCGCATGCTCGAAACAGCGCCGACTTTTACAGCGATCGGCCCGATCAGGGGCGCGCCGCGCATCGATCAGATCGCCGCGCGCGTCGGCGCGCCGGTTCCTCCCTCCACTCCGGCCGCCGCATGATCGACGACGCGGACCCAACGGCGCATGCAGATCAAACTGAATCGCAGCGCCGCTCTATCACTTTGCTGGTCGCAACGTTTTTGCGGAAAACCGGTTCCCACTTTTCTGCACGTTGCTCCAGCGCGCCGCCTTTCCTTTCGAGCTCACTTCCATGACAACGACGATCGACGGTAAGGCGGCCGCGGCTGCGCTGACGGCGCAGGTGACGCAAGCCGCTGCGGCTTTTCGCGGCGAAGCCGCGCGGGCGCCGGGCCTCGCCGTCGTCATCGTCGGCGAAGATCCCGCGAGCAAGGTCTATGTCGGCGCCAAGGGGCGCACGGCGCGCGATTGCGGATTCCACTCCATCGAGCATGCGCTGCCGAAAGATGCGGCGGAGAGCGACGTGCTCGCGCTGGTCGAGCGCCTCAATCGCGACGACGCGATCGACGGCATTCTCGTTCAGCTGCCGCTTCCCGCGCATATCGACGCCAAACGCGTGACGCAGGCGGTCGCGCCGGAGAAGGACGTCGACGGCTTCAGCTTCATCAATGTCGGCAAGCTCGGCGCCGGCGATATCGACGATGCGCTCGTTCCCTGCACGCCGGCGGGATCGATGCTGCTGATCGAGAGCGTGCGCGGCCGCGATCTCTCGGGCCTCCATGCTGTCGTGGTCGGCCGCTCCAATATCGTTGGCAAGCCAATGGCGCAGCTTCTTTTGCAGGCGAACGCGACGGTGACGATCGCCCATAGCCGCACCGCCGATCTTGCGGCCGTCTGCCGCAGCGCCGACATTCTCGTCGCTGCGGTCGGCCGGCCAGAGATGATCAAGGGCGACTGGATCAAGCCCGGCGCGACAGTGATCGATGTCGGCATCAACCGCATTCCCGCGCCCGAACGCGGCGAAGGCAAGACGCGCCTTATCGGCGATGTCGAGTTCGGCGCGGCCGCTACGCGCGCCGGCGCCATCACGCCGGTTCCCGGCGGCGTCGGCCCGATGACAATCGCGATGCTGATGGCGAACACGGTCGCCGCCGCGCGCCGCCGCCGCAAGTTGCCGGCGCATGTCTGGCGTCTGGCCTCATGATGCCGCTTCTACGCCTGCGCACGCTGCAAGGGCTTCCGACGGTCGAAGGCGACGGGCTCTTTCTCAGAGCCCCGCAATCTTCCGACCATGCGGAATGGGCGCGCCTGCGCGAGGAAAGTCGCGCCTTCCTCACGCCCTGGGAGCCGACCTGGCCGGAGAACGATCTGAGCCGCGCCGCCTTTCGCCTGCGCGTCCGGCGCGTGGCCGACGACATGCGCGCCGACGCCGCCTACGCCTTCCTCGTCACGAGGGCGTCGGACGGGGCCATTCTCGGAGGGCTCACCTTCAGCAATGTCCGGCGTCGCGTCGCCCAGACGGGAACGCTCGGCTACTGGGTCGGCGCGCCCCACGCGCGCCGCGGCTACATGACCCGGGCCGTAAGGCTGGCGCTGCGCTTCGCCTTCGGAACGCTGGCGCTCCGGCGCATCGAAGCCGCATGCCTGCCCCACAACGCGGCGTCGGTGCGTCTCCTCGAAAAGGTCGGATTCACGCGTGAGGGCTGCGCCCGTGAATATCTTCAGATCGCCGGCCGCTGGCAGGACCATCTCCTCTACGCGATGCTCGCCCATGATTTCAGCGGGGGAACGGCGCGTTCGCGCGGCTTGCAGGGATAAGAACGCGCGGCTACCACGGGTAAAGCCAAAGCCGGGCGAAGGAGCGTTGGCTTGTTCTTGACGTTGGGCGGTCACGCGCGAGCCGGTCGCTCCCCCCTCAGACGCATCGCCGGCCTGCTGGCCGTGACCTTCGGGCTGCTCGTCTGGGGCGGCGCGGCGTCGGCGCTTGAGGCGATCCGCGTTCCGCCGGGTTCGCAGGCCATCGATCTGCTGCCGCGCGTCGAACGCCAGAGCGCGACCGGCGAAACCATCCAGATCTCCACTGCGCCTGGCGCCGACGGCATCGTGCGACGCATCTCGGTGAAGTCACTGACGCCGGGCGCGCGATCGAGCTGGATCGCCTTCGCCTTGTCCAACAATACCGACGAGCAGGTCGAGAAGCTGCTCGTCGCGCCGCATTTCGTGCTCGTCGGCTCCGGCATCGTGCAGCCCGATCTCGGCTCGCAGCGCATCACCGCGGTGACCGCGAGCCAGGGCTCTTCGCCGGAGCGCGAGGATAGCCCCGACGCCGACGTGTTCCAGATCACGCTCGATCCCGGCGCGACGATCACTTTCGTCGCCGAGCTTGCGAACCCGGTGCTGCCGCAGCTCTATCTCTGGGATCAGGACGCCTATCGCGACAAGAACAATGGCCTCACGCTCTATCGCGGCATCGTCATCGGCATTGCGACGCTGCTCGCGCTTTTTCTTACCGTCGTTTTCGTCGTCAAAGGCGCGATCATTTTCCCCGCCGCGGCCGCCCTCGCCTGGGCCGTCCTCGCCTATGCCGGCATTGATTTCGGATTTTTCAATCGCATCTTCGGCCTCGCGCCCGCGGCGAGCGGCGTCTATCGCGCCATTTCGGAAGCGGTGCTTGCGGCAACCTTGCTCGTCTTCCTCTTCGCCTATCTCAACCTCAATCGCTGGCATGTCCGCTACAGCCATCTGACGATCGGCTGGCTGCTCTTTCTTGGCGCGCTGATCGGGCTTGCGCTGTTCAATCCCGCCTTCGCCGCGGGCGTCGCGCGCGTCTCGATCGGCGCGGTCGCCGCGATCGGCCTCATTCTCATCCTCTATCTCTCGACGCATGGCTACGACCGCGCGGTGATGCTGATCCCGACCTGGCTGCTGCTGCTCTTATGGGTCGGCGCCGCGGCGCTCGTCGTCAACGGGCAGACGCAGAATGACACCGTCGCGCCGGCGCTCATCGGCGGCCTTGTGCTCATCGTGATGCTGATCGGCTTCACAGTGATGCAGCACGCCTTTTCCGGCGCGCCCGCGAATGAGACGATGGGCGCCGAGACGATGCGACGTGCGCTGGCGCTGTCGGGCTCCGGCGATGCGGTGTTCGACTGGGACATTGCGACCGATCGCATCCATGCGGGAACGGAGATCGAGCAGCAGCTTGGCCTGCGCCGCGGTTCGCTTTCCGCGACGGCCTCCGACTGGCTTGCGCTCGTGCATCCGTTCGATCGCGATCAGTACGCCGCCGTGCTCGACGTCGCGCTCGAACAGCGGCGCGGCCGCATCCAGCATGATTTCCGCATCAAGGCGCAGAACGGACAATATCACTGGGCGCGGCTGAAAGCGCGGCCGGTGCTGGGCCCTGACGGCGAAGTGACGCGCATCATGGGCACTTTGTCTGATGTGACCGACATCCGTCACGCCGAAGAGCGCATGCTGCACGACGCCGTGCATGACAATCTCACTGGCCTGCCCAACCGCGCGCTCTTCCTTGACCGCATCGAAGGCGCGCTGGCGATGGCGAAAGCCGATCCGCAGATCCGCCCGACCGTGCTTGCGATCGACGTCGACAAATTCAAGCAGATCAACGAAACGGTCGGCCTCGCGGCGGGCGACTCCATCCTGCTCTCGCTGGCGCGCCGCCTGCGTCGCATTCTTCGGCCACAGGACACGTTGGGACGCATCGGCGGCGATGAGTTCGCGATCATCCTGATGTCGGAGCGCGAGCCCGAGCGCATCACCGCCTTCGCCGACATGGTGCGCCGGACGCTGGCGAGCCCGTTCGGCTTCGGCGACCGCGAACTCTATCTCAAGGCGTCGATCGGTCTGACGCTGGCCGACGGCCAGTCCAACACCACCAAGGACGACATGCTGCGCAACGCCGAGCTCGCGATGGCGCATGCGAAGAAGCTCGGCGGCGACCGCATCCAGGTGTTCCGCCCGGCGATGCGGCGCGAACGCGACGACCGGCTGAGCATCGAAGCCGATCTCAGGCGCGCGCTCGACCGGCAGGAAATCACGCTCGTCTATCAGCCGATCGTGCGGCTTGAAGATCGCACTGTCGCCGGTTTCGAGGCGCTGCTGCGCTGGGACCATCCAAGGCTTGGCCGCATCCCGCCGAAGGATTTCATCCCGATCGCGGAAGAGACGGGCCTCATCATCGATCTCGGCGCCTACGCCATGGATCGCGCCGCGCGCGAGCTCGCGGCGTGGCAGGCGGCGCTCGATGTCGATCCGCCGATCTTCGCCAGCGTCAACATTTCAAGCCGCCAGCTTCTCCGCCATGATCTTTTGCAGGACGTGAAGAATCTTCTGTCGCGCATCAGGCTCATTCCGGGCACGCTGAAGCTTGAACTCACCGAAAGTCTGGTGATGGAGAATCCGGAATATGCGGCGAAGATGCTGGAGCGCATCCGTGCGCTCGGCGCCGGCCTCTCGCTCGATGATTTCGGCACCGGCCATTCCTCGCTCGCCTATCTCGAGCGCTTCACCTTCGACACGCTGAAAATCGACCAGTCCTTCGTGCGCGAAAACCGCAAGGGTTCGCGCTCGATCCTGCTGCGCACCATGATCACCATGGCGCATGATCTCGACATGTCCGTCATCGCGGAAGGCGCGGAGACCGAGGGCGATGCGATCGAGCTCTATCAGCTCGGTTGCGAATACGCACAGGGCTATCTCTTCGGCGAGCCCATGAGCGCGCTGGAGGCGCGGCGCCTCGTCGGCGCCTCGACGACGTTGGCGGCGGAATAGCCGGTCTACGCAGCCTGCGGCTGCGTTTTCGGCTATAAGAATCGGATCGCACCCGAAGGCCTAATAGGTCACTTTCTCAAGCAATGCCGATTCGTCTCCTCGACCCCGTGCTTGTCGATCGCATCGCCGCCGGCGAAGTGGTCGAGCGGCCGGCTGCGGCCGCGAAGGAGCTGATCGAGAACGCGATCGACGCCGGCGCGCGGCGCATCGAGGTGGCGATCGAGGCTGGCGGTCGCCGGCTGATCCGCGTGATCGACGACGGCGCCGGCATGAGCGGAGACGATCTCTCGCTCGCGGTCGAACGCCACGCGACATCGAAGCTTCCGACCGACGACCTGCTCGCCATCGACACGCTCGGCTTTCGCGGCGAGGCGTTGCCTTCGATCGGGTCGGTCGCGCGGCTGACGATCACGTCGCGCAACGGCTCGACGCCGGGCTCGTCGATCACCGTCGACGCCGGCCGTAAATCTTCTGTCCGTCCTGCGGCGACGGAACGCGGCACGCGCGTCGAAGTGTTCGATCTCTTCTCCGCGACGCCGGCGCGATTGAAATTCCTGAAGACGGATCGCACCGAGGCCGCCGCGGTCGCAGACCAGATCAAGCGGTTGGCGCTCGCCCATCCCGCCATCCGCTTCATCCTGTCGAGCGATGACGGAATGATGCTCGATTATTCCGCGCAGAGCGACGATGAGGTCGGCTTCGAGGCGCGCGCGATTCAGGTGCTTGGGCCCGACGCGCGCGGCAACCTGCTTCATGTGCATGGCGTGCGCGAAGATGTGGAAATTCGCGGCCTCGCTGGATTGCCGACGTTCCATCGCGCCACTGCGAGCCATGTCTATCTCATGGTCAATGGCAGGCCGGTGCGCGACCGGCTGATCGTCGGCGCCGTGCGCGCTGCTTATTCCGACGCGCTGCCGAGCGGACGGCATCCCGTTGTCGCGCTCGACATCAGATGCCCGGCGCGCATGGTCGACGTGAATGTGCATCCGGCAAAGACGGAAGTGCGCTTTCGCGACAGCGGCCTCGTGCGCTCTCTGATCGTCAATGCGCTGCGCGACGCGATCGGCCAAGCGGGCCATCGCGCCACGCCGCTTGGCGGCCTACGCACGCTGGACGCGATGCGGCCGATGCAGGCGCCGCGCTTCGATCGCACGCGCTTCACACAGTCGCATTGGGCGTCGTCAGCCTCGCCGCGCTTTCCCGAGGAAGCCCCCGCGCAGCAGGGATTTTCCGAAGCGGCGCAGGCCGCGTTCGCGACCGCGCCCTCCGCGGATGTGCGTTTCGCGCCTATCGTCGAGGCGAATTCGGCAAGCGACTTTCCGCTCGGCGCGGCGCGCGCGCAGCTTCACGACAATTTCATCGTGGCGCAGACAAGCGACGGTCTCGTCATCGTCGACCAGCACGCGGCGCATGAGCGCATCGTCTACGAGAAGCTGAAGGCGGAACGCGCCGCGCACGGCGTGAAGCGCCAGATCATGCTGATCCCCGAAATTATCGATCTCGATCCGGCGCAGGCGGCGCGGCTTCTCGAACATGCGCCGCAACTCAGCGAGGCGGGACTTGTCATCGAATCCTTCGGGCCCGGCGCCGTCTCGATCACGGAAATTCCGGCGTTGCTCGCAGGAGGGCCGATCAAGACGATGGTGCTTGATCTCGTCGACGGCCTGTCGGAGTGGGGCGACGCGCGATCGCTGGAATCTCGTATTGACGCGATCCTGTCGCGCATCGCCTGTCACGGATCGGTGCGCGCCGGGCGCAGATTGAAGCCTGAAGAAATGAACGCGCTTCTCCGCACCATGGAGGCGACGCCTTTCGCCGGCCAGTGCAATCACGGCCGCCCGACCTATGTGGAGTTGAAGCTCGCCGATATTGAGCGGCTGTTCGGGCGGAGATAGTTTTGCGCTCTTCCTTCTCCCTTGGGAGAAGGTGGCCTGCGAAGCAGGCCGGATGAGGGTAAGCCTCTTTGCCTCAAGGCTGGCGCCAATACCCTCACCCGTCATTGCTTCCGCGACGATGCTGCGCATCGCGCGGCAATGACACCCTCTCCCACAGGGAGAGGGGCGCTCAGTTATCGCTGCGTGTAGCGCAAAATCCGCATGACGCTGTCGCTCTGCGCGCGCTCATCCTCGACCGTAAAACCTGCGGGAACAGCGATCTCAGCGTCGCCCGCTTCTTCCCAGCAGACGAGCGCATTGTCCTTCAGCCAGCCGCCATTTGCGGCTGAGGCGAGCGCCTTTTCGCCAAGTCCCTTGCGGTAAGGCGGATCGCAGAAGACGAGATCGAACGG carries:
- a CDS encoding EAL domain-containing protein, which codes for MTLGGHARAGRSPLRRIAGLLAVTFGLLVWGGAASALEAIRVPPGSQAIDLLPRVERQSATGETIQISTAPGADGIVRRISVKSLTPGARSSWIAFALSNNTDEQVEKLLVAPHFVLVGSGIVQPDLGSQRITAVTASQGSSPEREDSPDADVFQITLDPGATITFVAELANPVLPQLYLWDQDAYRDKNNGLTLYRGIVIGIATLLALFLTVVFVVKGAIIFPAAAALAWAVLAYAGIDFGFFNRIFGLAPAASGVYRAISEAVLAATLLVFLFAYLNLNRWHVRYSHLTIGWLLFLGALIGLALFNPAFAAGVARVSIGAVAAIGLILILYLSTHGYDRAVMLIPTWLLLLLWVGAAALVVNGQTQNDTVAPALIGGLVLIVMLIGFTVMQHAFSGAPANETMGAETMRRALALSGSGDAVFDWDIATDRIHAGTEIEQQLGLRRGSLSATASDWLALVHPFDRDQYAAVLDVALEQRRGRIQHDFRIKAQNGQYHWARLKARPVLGPDGEVTRIMGTLSDVTDIRHAEERMLHDAVHDNLTGLPNRALFLDRIEGALAMAKADPQIRPTVLAIDVDKFKQINETVGLAAGDSILLSLARRLRRILRPQDTLGRIGGDEFAIILMSEREPERITAFADMVRRTLASPFGFGDRELYLKASIGLTLADGQSNTTKDDMLRNAELAMAHAKKLGGDRIQVFRPAMRRERDDRLSIEADLRRALDRQEITLVYQPIVRLEDRTVAGFEALLRWDHPRLGRIPPKDFIPIAEETGLIIDLGAYAMDRAARELAAWQAALDVDPPIFASVNISSRQLLRHDLLQDVKNLLSRIRLIPGTLKLELTESLVMENPEYAAKMLERIRALGAGLSLDDFGTGHSSLAYLERFTFDTLKIDQSFVRENRKGSRSILLRTMITMAHDLDMSVIAEGAETEGDAIELYQLGCEYAQGYLFGEPMSALEARRLVGASTTLAAE
- the folD gene encoding bifunctional methylenetetrahydrofolate dehydrogenase/methenyltetrahydrofolate cyclohydrolase FolD; the encoded protein is MTTTIDGKAAAAALTAQVTQAAAAFRGEAARAPGLAVVIVGEDPASKVYVGAKGRTARDCGFHSIEHALPKDAAESDVLALVERLNRDDAIDGILVQLPLPAHIDAKRVTQAVAPEKDVDGFSFINVGKLGAGDIDDALVPCTPAGSMLLIESVRGRDLSGLHAVVVGRSNIVGKPMAQLLLQANATVTIAHSRTADLAAVCRSADILVAAVGRPEMIKGDWIKPGATVIDVGINRIPAPERGEGKTRLIGDVEFGAAATRAGAITPVPGGVGPMTIAMLMANTVAAARRRRKLPAHVWRLAS
- the thrC gene encoding threonine synthase, encoding MLHISTRGEAPPLSFTDALLAGLARDGGLYVPETYPTLSRETIAGFAGRSYAAVAEAVIGALSGGEIEAAALSRMIGDAYGTFRHPAVCPLVQIGDNLFLLELFHGPTLAFKDVAMQLLGRLMDHALKARGQRATIVGATSGDTGSAAIDAFRGLDQVDVFILYPHGRVSDVQRRQMTTVAADNVHAIAIEGDFDDCQSLLKALFNHHGFRDELKLSGVNSINWARIAAQATYYFTSAVALGGPHRKVSFTVPTGNFGDILAGYVAGRMGLPIERLVIATNANDILARTLATGAYEMRAVEATTSPSMDIQISSNFERLLFEAYGRDSGAVKRLMANLAQSRSFTIDEPALAKIRSQFDAQGVGESEVAAEIKETLGASGYLLDPHTAVATRAARQAIARDPSTPMIVLSTAHPAKFPDAVEKACGVRPRLPPHLGDLMSKREHFTVLANDQGAVERFIRERARAATEKAA
- a CDS encoding pitrilysin family protein; the encoded protein is MIKGAPEAEITRLPSGLRVVTQAMPSMRTAAAGVWTRAGARDETREEHGLAHFLEHMTFKGTKRRSPQAIVEEMEAIGGDLNASTTVETTSYYVRLMGGDVPVALDIFADILTNSTFDAQELKREKSVVLQEIGASEDSPEDWAPDLFMEQAFPGQPIGRPILGVRESLKTFDRAMLQAWLDRRYRAPVMVIAAAGDVEHARIVDEAEKLFGGFSSARPTDPTRAIYRGGDVRKARRLEQAHLMLGFEGPSYQGDAHYAAHAFAHVLGGAMSSRLFQEVREKRGLAYAIDAAHWAYSDCGVFCVSAGAGEEDVSDLIAVTLDEIARATHDLSQEELDRARAQMRVSLMSGFESPSQRADQIAHQLLAYDRLVGSDEILAKLDALTIESVRAAGARMLETAPTFTAIGPIRGAPRIDQIAARVGAPVPPSTPAAA
- a CDS encoding cytochrome c oxidase subunit 3, with protein sequence MADAHAKHHDYHLVNPSPWPIIGATSALTLAIGAVMSMKGLAIGGMKLGPFVLGVGAIGVLYVMFAWWSDVIKEANTGDHTRVVQLHHRYGMIMFIASEVMFFVAWFWAFFDASLFPNEIHQYTRAEFTGGHWPPKGIVPFDPWHLPLLNTLILLTSGTTVTWAHHALLENDRESVKWGLWLTIALGALFTCVQAYEYSHASFAFKGSIYGATFFMATGFHGAHVLIGTIFLAVCLLRVYKGDFTPKQHLGFEFAAWYWHFVDVVWLFLFACIYVWASGGGAAASAAGAH
- the mutL gene encoding DNA mismatch repair endonuclease MutL — translated: MPIRLLDPVLVDRIAAGEVVERPAAAAKELIENAIDAGARRIEVAIEAGGRRLIRVIDDGAGMSGDDLSLAVERHATSKLPTDDLLAIDTLGFRGEALPSIGSVARLTITSRNGSTPGSSITVDAGRKSSVRPAATERGTRVEVFDLFSATPARLKFLKTDRTEAAAVADQIKRLALAHPAIRFILSSDDGMMLDYSAQSDDEVGFEARAIQVLGPDARGNLLHVHGVREDVEIRGLAGLPTFHRATASHVYLMVNGRPVRDRLIVGAVRAAYSDALPSGRHPVVALDIRCPARMVDVNVHPAKTEVRFRDSGLVRSLIVNALRDAIGQAGHRATPLGGLRTLDAMRPMQAPRFDRTRFTQSHWASSASPRFPEEAPAQQGFSEAAQAAFATAPSADVRFAPIVEANSASDFPLGAARAQLHDNFIVAQTSDGLVIVDQHAAHERIVYEKLKAERAAHGVKRQIMLIPEIIDLDPAQAARLLEHAPQLSEAGLVIESFGPGAVSITEIPALLAGGPIKTMVLDLVDGLSEWGDARSLESRIDAILSRIACHGSVRAGRRLKPEEMNALLRTMEATPFAGQCNHGRPTYVELKLADIERLFGRR
- a CDS encoding GNAT family N-acetyltransferase — encoded protein: MPLLRLRTLQGLPTVEGDGLFLRAPQSSDHAEWARLREESRAFLTPWEPTWPENDLSRAAFRLRVRRVADDMRADAAYAFLVTRASDGAILGGLTFSNVRRRVAQTGTLGYWVGAPHARRGYMTRAVRLALRFAFGTLALRRIEAACLPHNAASVRLLEKVGFTREGCAREYLQIAGRWQDHLLYAMLAHDFSGGTARSRGLQG